ATGAAATTTTTATGAGAGTTCTTTCATACAAAGGGCTGCCTAATAACGGACACACTGCTAAGTATTCATAACACTACATATAGAAATCTTATTTGATTTTTGAAATATACGTAGGTAGGTAGGGCTTTGCCGCACACAAGCTTTATGTGGTGGGCAATGCCCACTACTGAGTTTTTTCTCCTATATTTTATGATTTTCTTAACTCAGTTGAGTACGTATTCTTGCCAACAAATCTTGAAAGCTAAAGGGCTTAGTGATGTAGTCATTTGCACCAGCTTTCAAAACCGCTGTTTTATTTCCCTCATCAACCATGGCTGTTAGAATGATAATTGGTAACTCTTTACCCTTATTTCGCAGTTCTTGCAATACCGTCCAACCATCTTTAACTGGCAGATTCAAATCCAGAAGCATTAAGTCAAAACTACTACTTTGAGCTAGAGATATTGCCTGCTCTCCATCTTCTGCAATGACAGTATTAAAACCATTTTTTTTTAGCCCTTTTTCTACAAAAGCGGCAAGGCGGGCTTCATCTTCTACAATCAAAATTTGATTCATAACTATGCGATCGCAAATGATAAAGAATCCAAATAAAAAACAAGTACCAATTATGACTGATCTATTGGTTAGCGCAGACGGTAACCCATCCCTCTAACTGTCTCAATCAATTCACTACCCAGTTTTTTACGTAAATAGCCAACATAAACATCAACAATATTAGATCCAGGGTCATAGTCGTAACCCCAAACCCGATCTAAAAGTTGTTCTCTACTTAAGACTTGTCCGGGGTGACGGAAAAAAGTCTCTGCTAGTATAAACTCACGGGTTGCCAGTTCGATAATGCGATCGCCCACTTGTGCTTTGCGCGTTTTCAAATCTAAAATTACATCCCCAACTTGAAGAACCGTCTCCTCCGAATTTTGAAGCATTTGACGGTTTCGCAACCTCAATCGCACCCGTGCCAAAAGTTCTTCAAAACGGAAGGGCTTAGTCATGTAGTCATCCGCACCGCCTTCCAAGCCTGCTATTTTGTCACCAATATCATCACGAGCCGTAAGTATAATGATGGGCAATTGTTCGCCCTGTCCCCTAATTTGTTCTAAAATCTCTAAACCATCTTGTCCGGGAAGCCCCAAATCGAGAATCAGCAAATCATAATTATTGCCCAAAACCATTTGCAAAGTTTCTTTAGAATCCGTTGCAATAGAAGGTACAAAACCATTTGCCCTTAGTCCTTTTTCAATAAAGGAGGCAATGCGAGGTTCATCTTCAGCAATAAGAATTTGGGCCATAAACATTGATAAATTATGAATGCTGAACGCTAAATGTTGGATGTTGGACGTTGACTGTTGGCTGTTTACCCCATTAAGAATTATGCAGAACCCAGGTAACTTTTACGAAAAATAGTCCTTTCAGCCATGAATCTTTGCCCGGAAACACGATTTCTTTCATGTGAGTGCGTAAGTTTTGCCCCTGTTAAATGCTGATTTTTTCATAATTCATAAGTTTCTTTTATAGGTAAAACAATTGTAAAAGTCGATCCTTTCCCTGGCTGACTTTGAAGTCTCACTTCACCACAATGAGCTTCGGCAATTGCCTTAACAATGGACAACCCCAAACCTGCTCCTTCAGAACGACGACGACTGTTTGCTGCACGGGCAAAGCGTTCAAAGATGCGTTGCTGGTCGGTTAAAGCAATTCCTTCCCCTGTATCTCGAACCCAAAAATGAATTTGGTTTCTTCTGATAGCTGAGCCGATAGCTATGATATCAGCTTCTTTTGTAAATTGCACGGCATTTTGTGCCAGATTCATAACTGCCTGAGTTATGCGCTGACGGTCTGCGATAATTTGACCAGGAGCGGTTAGATCTAAAATCCAAGTGCGATTTCCCAGAGCTTTTGCCTTAGCAAACAACTCTTCAGTGAGGGATTTTACATCTACCCTTGCAAGCTGTAAAAAATCTGGTCGTTCTGCTCTTGCGAGTAAAATTAGGTCTTCTACAAATCGGCTCATGCGATCCAACTCGTCTAGTACCAGTGTTCGAGTTTCGTGTATATCTTGTGGGTCATTTTCCATTAATTCTAAATGGCCCTGGATGATGGTAATAGGTGTTCGCAATTCATGTCCCGCATCATTGATGAAATTTTGCTGAGTTATGAATGATGCTTGCAGTCTGCCCATCATTTCGTTAAAAGTGGTCGCTAGCTCTGCTATTTCACCCCCTCCCTGAACTGAAATCCGTTTTTGCAAGTCAGATTCACCAATAGAGCGTGTAGTTGCTATCAATAAGCGTAGAGGAGCCAATACTCGTCCAGAGGCGATCCAAGCTAGTACTAGAGCGATCGCCATAACAAAACTACTGACTTGAATGATCACTGTGACAGCTTCTAACACTTCTTGACGTTCACCAGCTGTTGTATGAGCTACCACAAATACCCCAAGAATTTTGCCATTGATTTTGACGGGTTCTGCCATGTAAATAATACTGTCAATGGAGCTATCTGAAACTTGGTATTCGCCTTGTTCTGGTTTAGTCAATTTTGCCCAACGCTGCATTAACTGAGAATTTCTAGCAAGTATTGGTTGTGGTCGTCCTCTTGGGCTAGATTTATAAAATTTTCCGTCCACAAATGCGATTAGGTAAGACTCATCCTCCGTCAGTTGACGAAACAAAAAGGTACTGAAGAAATCTTTGAGTTCCTGTGGGGAGGATGGACTTTTGAGGGACTCCTGACCCAAGTTGTTTACCTGAGAGTCCTCTTCCTCATCATCTTCATTCTCTGCTTCTATTTGTTCATCTGTGGGGTTTCTGTTAATTGTTGTCTCAAATATTTCAATTTTTTCCCTGAGCTCGCCCCGAACTCGTTTGTCTACATGGGCATACAAAAGTAGACGGAAGGTAGGAATAGAAACCACCAAGATAAAAGTTATAATTAATACATACCAGAGAAGGATTTGAGTTCTTGCCTCTCCAAACAACTTTTTCCAACCTTTATGCATATCAAGTTTCGTGGCTGTGCGATCGCTGTGGTTAATTACATTAGAGATCATTTTTCGCCACACTATCATGCTCGTTCTAACTTATACCTGACTTCGTTAACAATTATACCTGATTCGTTAAAAAGATGAAGGATAAAATTTACGATGTTTCATCCTTCATACTTTATCCTTCATCCTTACCTACACGGGAGGAATCCTTGCCACAATTCCTTTCTTCAGAGGTTTTGGTCTTTCTGCCCAAGGTAACAAACCTCACTGGTCACTGGTCACTGGTCACTGGTCACTGGTCACTGGTCACTGGTCACTGGTCACTGTTTAAACGCAAAGATATCTTGAATGACTTGTACCCAACCATCAGATACAGATTCAAGAATGCGATCGCCCTTATCTTTTGTTGCGACTGTGGGGTCACCAATCGTCCCACTTTTACTCAAATCCCTTGTTGTCCAAGCAAAGGATAACTTACCTTCAATGCTTAACAAACTGCCTTCCGGCTGTTCTGGAGGATATTCTACAACCGCAGCATCCATTTTAACTTGTTCGGGTAAAATTGCCAGCATAATACTCGTTTCAGCATCTCCTGCATGAATTCCTAATTTTCTCTCTTTAGGAGTGAGTAAGTCTCCAGTCATATGGGGAACTCGCCAGGTGAACAGTGGAAACACGAAAAAATCGCTGTATTTAACGTGTAAATCCCGTGCTACAATATCCATTACCTGGGGTTGACCTCCGTGAGAGTTCATCAACACCAATTTTCTAAACCCAGCACGGTAGACACTTTCTCCCACTTCTGTTAAAGTTTTCAGTAAAGTTTCAGCACTTAGGGTAATTGTACCGGGGAAATGCCAATGCTCGTTTGATTTCCCGTAGTAAAGATTTGGCAGGGCATATGCGGGGATGTTGGTGTCGAGTTTTTCCAAAGCTTTTCCTAAAACCGCTACACCAATTGCCGCATCAACAATAAGTGGTAAATGGGGACCGTGTTGTTCTATTGCTCCTACTGGTTGGATTAAGACAACATTTTCCTTGTTTGGCATCGCTTGAACATCCGTCCAAGTCAAGTATGGAAAAAAGCGTGATGGAGGAATGAATCCGTGCATATTTCTTACTACAATCTCTGAGAAAATTAATACATAAAAGGTGGCGAGAAAAAACAATGGTTCTAAAAGATGGAGCTATCCGTACCTTATCGGTTGATATTGGTGGTAGCGGCGTTAAGGTAATGGTTCTGGATATTAAAGGCAATCCCTTAACGGAAAGGGCGCGAACAGAAACACCCCAACCTGCTACACCAGAGACTGTGATTAATGTGATCGCAGGGTTAGCGGCGACTCAAGGAGAATATCATCGCGTTTCGGTAGGTTTTCCCGGTGTTGTGCGCGGTGGTATCATAGGAACAGCAGTGAATTTAACTCCTGAGTGGGTTGGGTTTGATTTGGCAACAGCATTGTCAAAACGTTTACATCAACCCGTGCGTGTCATAAATGATGCGGATATGCAAGGGCTGGGGGCAATTTCTGGGAAAGGTGTGGAATTGGTGGTTACACTGGGTACGGGTTTTGGTTCTGCTTTGTTTGTGAATGGCAAACTGGTGCCGAATTTGGAAATGGGACACCATCCGTTTCGCAAAGCGGAAACTTACGAAGAACAATTGAGACGCGCTACTTTGGAAAAGATTGGTAAGGAAAAATGGAACAGGCGTTTACAAAGAGCGATCGCATCTTTGGAACATCTCTTCAACTACGATTACCTGTATATTGGTGGAGGGGAAGCAAATAAGGTCAGTATTGAGTTGCCACTAAATGTGAAGATAATTCCAAATGTGACTGGGTTATTGGGCGGTATTGCTTTGTGGAAGGATGAGTGATATGGTAACAGAGTATCAAAAGCGTCGATGGTCACAAGAAAAAAATTCTCTCGAAAAACTGCACGAACTTCAAAGTGAGAAAATCGAAAGAATACGAAAGGCTTTGATTGTAGAAACAGATCCATCACGTAAGTTTCAGTACGAACAGCAAATTCAAGAAGAGGAACGGGAACTTCAAGAGTTGAGCGATCGCATAGACGAAATTGAGCAGCAACTGCAACCAGTTTTACCTACCCCAGTCAAGTCGGAAACGCAAAGAAAAAATCAAAAAATATTGATTTTAGCAGCTATTCCGCAACCTGATAATTTACCGTTAGATAAAGAGATTCGGGAAATTAGAGCAGCGATTGAACGAGCGGTAAAACGAGATTTATTTGAAGTGGAGACCAGAACTGCTGTGCGTCCTCAGGATATTCGCAGGGCGATCGCGGAAATACGCCCTCAAATTGTTCATTTTTGCGGTCATGGGACAGAGGATGGGAGTTTGGTGCTAGAGGATGATGGCGGGAACCACAAACTCGTACCAGCAGAAGGGTTGGCTGCATTGTTTAAATTACACGCAGAATATGTAAACTGTGTACTACTCAATGCTTGTTATTCAGAAAAAGCAGCAGGGGCGATTAGTCAGTATATTAACTATACTATTGGCATGAATCAGCCCATTGAAGATCGAGCAGCAATTGTGTTTGCTCAGGGGTTTTATGATGGTTTGGGGTATGAGAGTTTAAAGAGTCAAAGTCTTTTTCAAAGGGCTTTTGATGAGGGTATGGTTGCGGTTCAAATGGACAACGTTGTAGACGGACAAATACCAGTTTTCTTTACAGGAGTGTCCTAAGTCTAGAACCACACCGTACTCTTGTGAATCTTATGGCCTTACCCTCTCCTAGTACTCTGGAGATAAAATAATTGAGGCGAATAGAATTCGCGGCTATATAAACAAAGTCCGCCTTCGCGGACTAACCGGAAAACAAAGTTTCAAATTTTCTTTTGGTCTTTTGTGATTCTTGAGACTCTTGTGATTCTTGAAAAGATTGTAGCTCTTGTGGTATGAGCGTCCCCGCCCGTACTGACCAAAAATGCTTCCTGTGGAAATGCCAGTTAAAATTACAATTTCTGAGAACTTTTTATTAGAATAGATGTTCTGTATAGCAATTGAATTATGACCTCAAAAAGAAAAAGAGCCGATAATGATTCACCGTGGAAAGAAATTTTAGAAGCATACTTTCCCCAAGCCATGCAATTTTTCTTTCCAGAAATAGCAGTATTAATTAACTGGGAACGTCCCCACGAATTTCTAGATAAGGAATTTCAGCAAATCGCACGTGATGCAAAACAAGGTAGGCGATATGTAGATAAATTAGTCAAAGTTTGGCAACTTCAAGGAGAAGAAATGTGGTTGCTGATACACGTAGAAGTCCAAGCCAAATCGGAAGACGACTTTGCACAAAGGATGTTTTCTTACAATTTGCGGATTTTTGACAAATTTGCGCAACCAGCCATCAGTTTGGCGATTTTGTGCGATTCCGACCCCTCATGGCGACCAAACCAATATAGTTACAGCTACCCCAAGACCAAGCTAAACTTTGAATTTGGAATCGTCAAGCTTCTGGATTACCAAAACCGTTGGACAGAATTAGAAGCCAGCGACAACCCATTTGCAACAGTGGTCATGGCACATTTAAAGACACAACAGACAAATAAAAAACCTCGAGAACGGAAAAGTGGGAAATTTAGCTTGATGCGACGATTGTATGACTTAGGATTGAAAGAAAGCGATATTCGTAACTTATATCGATTTATTGATTGGGTTATGATATTACCAAAAGGATTAGAAGCAGAGTTGTGGGAAGAATTTAAGCAATTTGAACAGGAGCGGAGTATGAGTTATATTACCACAGGTGAGCGCATTGGTTATGAACGGGGAAAGGTGGAAGGAAAGGTGGAAGGAAAGCTTGAAGGAAAGCTCGAAGGAAAGCTCGAAGGAAAGCTCGAAGGCGAACAGTTAATTATCTTACGGCTACTACAAAGACGGGTAGGAGAGTTACCACAATCGGTGATAGAAAGCATTGAAACCCTTTCAACAAACCAATTAGAAGCACTTGGCGAAGCTTTGTTAGATTTTACAGCTATTGAGGACTTACTGAACTGGTTGGAAGCCAATCAAACAGCGTAAGGTAAGCTTTTGGAAGGTTCCACTTCATGTAGCAGCAGATTGTCAAGAACTGTGAGAACATGAGAGGAAGCGATCGCAATCCTTTAGATTCAGATGAACATAGCTGACTTATTACCCACTTTGCAAAAGCTGTCTCGCGCAGACAAACTGAATGTGAATCTTATGGCTTTACCTTCTCCTAGTACTCTGGAGATAAAATAATTGAGGCGAATAGAATTCGCGGCTATACAAACAAAGTCCGCCTTCGCGGACTAACCGGAAAACAAAGTTTCAAATTTTCTTTTGGTCTTTTGTGATTCTTGAGACTCTTGTGATTCTTACTCTTGTGATTCTTGAAAAGATTGTAGCTCTTCTGGTATGAGCGTCCCCGCCCGTACTGACCAAAAATGCTTCCTGTGGAAATGCCAGTTAAAATTACAATTTCTGAGAACTTTTTATTAGAATATATGTTCTGTATAGCAATTGAATTATGACCGCCAAACCTGAAAGAGCCGATAATGATTCACCGTGGAAAGAAATTTTAGAAGCATACTTTCCCCAAGCCATGCAATTTTTCTTTCCAGAAATAGCAGTATTAATTAACTGGGAACGTCCCCACGAATTTCTAGATAAGGAATTTCAGCAAATCGCACGTGATGCAAAACAAGGTAGGCGATATGCAGATAAATTAGTCAAAGTCTNNNNNNNNNNTCCCCGCCCGTACTGACCAAAAATGCTTCCTGTGGAAATGCCAGTTAAAATTACAATTTCTGAGAACTTTTTATTAGAATAGATGTTCTGTATAGCAATTGAATTATGACCTCAAAAAGAAAAAGAGCCGATAATGATTCACCGTGGAAAGAAATTTTAGAAGCATACTTTCCCCAAGCCATGCAATTTTTCTTTCCAGAAATAGCAGTATTAATTAACTGGGAACGTCCCCACGAATTTCTAGATAAGGAATTTCAGCAAATCGCACGTGATGCAAAACAAGGTAGGCGATATGTAGATAAATTAGTCAAAGTTTGGCAACTTCAAGGAGAAGAAATGTGGTTGCTGATACACGTAGAAGTCCAAGCCAAATCGGAAGACGACTTTGCACAAAGGATGTTTTCTTACAATTTGCGGATTTTTGACAAATTTGCGCAACCAGCCATCAGTTTGGCGATTTTGTGCGATTCCGACCCCTCATGGCGACCAAACCAATATAGTTACAGCTACCCCAAGACCAAGCTAAACTTTGAATTTGGAATCGTCAAGCTTCTGGATTACCAAAACCGTTGGACAGAATTAGAAGCCAGCGACAACCCATTTGCAACAGTGGTCATGGCACATTTAAAGACACAACAGACAAATAAAAAACCTCGAGAACGGAAAAGTGGGAAATTTAGCTTGATGCGACGATTGTATGACTTAGGATTGAAAGAAAGCGATATTCGTAACTTATATCGATTTATTGATTGGGTTATGATATTACCAAAAGGATTAGAAGCAGAGTTGTGGGAAGAATTTAAGCAATTTGAACAGGAGCGGAGTATGAGTTATATTACCACAGGTGAGCGCATTGGTTATGAACGGGGAAAGGTGGAAGGAAAGCTTGAAGGAAAGCTTGAAGGAAAGCTTGAAGGAAAGCTTGAAGGTGAACAGAAACTTATCCTACGGCAATTACAAAGACGGGTAGGAAAGTTACCACAATCGGTGATAGAAAGCATTCAAACCCTTTCAACAAAACAATTAGAAACACTTGGTGAGGGTTTGTTAGATTTTAGAGCGATTGAGGACTTACTGAACTGGTTGGCAGCAAATCAAACAGCATAAGGTAAGCTTTTGGAAGGTTCCACTTCATGTAGCAGCAGATTGTCAAGAACTGTGAGAACATGAGAGGAAGCGATCGCAATCCTTTAGATTCAGATGAACATAGCTGACTTATTACCCACTTTGCAAAAGCTGTCTCGCGCAGACAAACTGAAAGTGATGCAGTTTTTAGTTCAAGAAATGGCAACTGTTGAAGAAATATTGTCGCTGCAACCTGGTAAAACTTATCATGTAGGGTCACCATACAACTCTCATGAGGCAGCTCAAAAATTAGCTACACTGCTAGAAGAAGATAAACACACAAGAGATGCTTAATTCTCAAAGATTCCCCTTTGTTGAAGGTCGTGATGTATTTGGAGACATAGATTTCGTACCACAATTACCTTTGATATTAGGCG
This genomic interval from Scytonema hofmannii PCC 7110 contains the following:
- a CDS encoding sensor histidine kinase — protein: MISNVINHSDRTATKLDMHKGWKKLFGEARTQILLWYVLIITFILVVSIPTFRLLLYAHVDKRVRGELREKIEIFETTINRNPTDEQIEAENEDDEEEDSQVNNLGQESLKSPSSPQELKDFFSTFLFRQLTEDESYLIAFVDGKFYKSSPRGRPQPILARNSQLMQRWAKLTKPEQGEYQVSDSSIDSIIYMAEPVKINGKILGVFVVAHTTAGERQEVLEAVTVIIQVSSFVMAIALVLAWIASGRVLAPLRLLIATTRSIGESDLQKRISVQGGGEIAELATTFNEMMGRLQASFITQQNFINDAGHELRTPITIIQGHLELMENDPQDIHETRTLVLDELDRMSRFVEDLILLARAERPDFLQLARVDVKSLTEELFAKAKALGNRTWILDLTAPGQIIADRQRITQAVMNLAQNAVQFTKEADIIAIGSAIRRNQIHFWVRDTGEGIALTDQQRIFERFARAANSRRRSEGAGLGLSIVKAIAEAHCGEVRLQSQPGKGSTFTIVLPIKETYEL
- a CDS encoding response regulator transcription factor, whose amino-acid sequence is MNQILIVEDEARLAAFVEKGLKKNGFNTVIAEDGEQAISLAQSSSFDLMLLDLNLPVKDGWTVLQELRNKGKELPIIILTAMVDEGNKTAVLKAGANDYITKPFSFQDLLARIRTQLS
- a CDS encoding creatininase family protein, with the protein product MHGFIPPSRFFPYLTWTDVQAMPNKENVVLIQPVGAIEQHGPHLPLIVDAAIGVAVLGKALEKLDTNIPAYALPNLYYGKSNEHWHFPGTITLSAETLLKTLTEVGESVYRAGFRKLVLMNSHGGQPQVMDIVARDLHVKYSDFFVFPLFTWRVPHMTGDLLTPKERKLGIHAGDAETSIMLAILPEQVKMDAAVVEYPPEQPEGSLLSIEGKLSFAWTTRDLSKSGTIGDPTVATKDKGDRILESVSDGWVQVIQDIFAFKQ
- a CDS encoding ROK family protein, which produces MVLKDGAIRTLSVDIGGSGVKVMVLDIKGNPLTERARTETPQPATPETVINVIAGLAATQGEYHRVSVGFPGVVRGGIIGTAVNLTPEWVGFDLATALSKRLHQPVRVINDADMQGLGAISGKGVELVVTLGTGFGSALFVNGKLVPNLEMGHHPFRKAETYEEQLRRATLEKIGKEKWNRRLQRAIASLEHLFNYDYLYIGGGEANKVSIELPLNVKIIPNVTGLLGGIALWKDE
- a CDS encoding response regulator transcription factor yields the protein MAQILIAEDEPRIASFIEKGLRANGFVPSIATDSKETLQMVLGNNYDLLILDLGLPGQDGLEILEQIRGQGEQLPIIILTARDDIGDKIAGLEGGADDYMTKPFRFEELLARVRLRLRNRQMLQNSEETVLQVGDVILDLKTRKAQVGDRIIELATREFILAETFFRHPGQVLSREQLLDRVWGYDYDPGSNIVDVYVGYLRKKLGSELIETVRGMGYRLR
- a CDS encoding DUF4351 domain-containing protein; this translates as MTSKRKRADNDSPWKEILEAYFPQAMQFFFPEIAVLINWERPHEFLDKEFQQIARDAKQGRRYVDKLVKVWQLQGEEMWLLIHVEVQAKSEDDFAQRMFSYNLRIFDKFAQPAISLAILCDSDPSWRPNQYSYSYPKTKLNFEFGIVKLLDYQNRWTELEASDNPFATVVMAHLKTQQTNKKPRERKSGKFSLMRRLYDLGLKESDIRNLYRFIDWVMILPKGLEAELWEEFKQFEQERSMSYITTGERIGYERGKVEGKVEGKLEGKLEGKLEGKLEGEQLIILRLLQRRVGELPQSVIESIETLSTNQLEALGEALLDFTAIEDLLNWLEANQTA
- a CDS encoding CHAT domain-containing protein; translated protein: MVTEYQKRRWSQEKNSLEKLHELQSEKIERIRKALIVETDPSRKFQYEQQIQEEERELQELSDRIDEIEQQLQPVLPTPVKSETQRKNQKILILAAIPQPDNLPLDKEIREIRAAIERAVKRDLFEVETRTAVRPQDIRRAIAEIRPQIVHFCGHGTEDGSLVLEDDGGNHKLVPAEGLAALFKLHAEYVNCVLLNACYSEKAAGAISQYINYTIGMNQPIEDRAAIVFAQGFYDGLGYESLKSQSLFQRAFDEGMVAVQMDNVVDGQIPVFFTGVS
- a CDS encoding DUF4351 domain-containing protein codes for the protein MTSKRKRADNDSPWKEILEAYFPQAMQFFFPEIAVLINWERPHEFLDKEFQQIARDAKQGRRYVDKLVKVWQLQGEEMWLLIHVEVQAKSEDDFAQRMFSYNLRIFDKFAQPAISLAILCDSDPSWRPNQYSYSYPKTKLNFEFGIVKLLDYQNRWTELEASDNPFATVVMAHLKTQQTNKKPRERKSGKFSLMRRLYDLGLKESDIRNLYRFIDWVMILPKGLEAELWEEFKQFEQERSMSYITTGERIGYERGKVEGKLEGKLEGKLEGKLEGEQKLILRQLQRRVGKLPQSVIESIQTLSTKQLETLGEGLLDFRAIEDLLNWLAANQTA